The Gigantopelta aegis isolate Gae_Host chromosome 3, Gae_host_genome, whole genome shotgun sequence genome segment TGTCGTTTGTATGGCTCTGATTCGAACATTGTCACAGATGTACGACAAACCATGCAGTTTGGGGACTCGTTTCAAATGGAGTTATTCTCAGAatataatgatggaaataacACACCCAAACATTaactcagtatattttaaaaggaTACTATTTATAACTATCACCCTATTTGTAGTTTCTTTGAAAAAAACCCGCCtgtatgtttctttatttttgaaacatAGGTGAGTATTTCTGATACCTAACCCcttgcttataaaccttaaagtctagattttaataaagttcagactttaacgtcattaAAATAGCATTACgataaagtctggactttattaaagtctagactttaagttttataagcacgggcccagaggCTGGTATACATAAATATCAGGTAAAGATTCGCAAATAACTGTTGGTCTTCTacctaaaacaaaactaacaaaacaagaaaacaattatGACGTTATAATTAGCTATTACGTCATAATGCGCGACGTACGTTACACGTAACAACAGTTGTCGGCTTGCATGCACCGTACAGCAGTGACAAGAAATTGGCCGGCGGTAAAGGtgcatgtatgtaatatatccTAGACAAGAGGTTTCCACAGGTAgctttacataattattgtaaCAATGTTTCTTATCGGTCTCGACTTTTTAAATTTGTTGCCAATGAACTGTTActctgtttaaaaaataaaccgaCCAGTTGTATGCAAAAATCCTCATATTGTGTACATTTCAaaacataaagttaaacttggttttaattatatttgttgaaGATCAAGTCATATCACGCTTAACATTAAAGGTTGTTGAttttatattgaattttaaacTTACTATTAGTATtgctttgttttaaaacaattgccATGTGCCTTTTGAAATTGTTCTGTACTGTGAGGAAGGGGGTTAAATGTAGCgagtatcccccccccccccccccccaatgaaaCCTTTTTCTAACCATTAAATTtcataaaatcatacatacatacatacgtagtGTGCCCCCcactccaatataaaatcctggaaaCGCCAGTGGATGATAGGGCGCGCACCTCTCCCCAGAAATTTGAAATGCCCCGAAATATCCAGTGTTTAGCAGATGGATACAATGCGTCAGGGCCCGCGgattgtatttgaaaatgttgtGGGGGACGGTGTGTGTGAGGGGGAGGTAGGGACCAGTTTGTTGGTCTGGAGGTTAAAATACAAGTATTTGCAGGCCCGAACATGTTGGACTTGGAAGATACCAATTAAGAaatggagtggggggggggggggggagcgcaGTTATTAACTCTGTTTAACTGTGTTTATGCTggtgtatatttatgttttgttttgtttgttgttattttttccGGGAGGAGGGGATTGGGAGGTTGGTtaggtttttttggggtgtggGTAGTTTGTTCTTTGTCttctaggtgttttttttaaagattacatTCTTTTTAAAGCTTTTCAGGCCGGCTTCGGTATCGTGTCGTTCTATTTCAACGCAAACGAAACTGCCCTGCACGACGATCGTTCCCAGAGGGACTTGGAGCATCGCGACCGCTTCACACAGTGACATAAGTGTCGAGGAACGGCTCTACCACATGAAGACGGACAGCATGGTGCCGCTGAGAACGGCGGAATATTACGACAGCACGTGCTCCGACAAAAACGAGAATCGACGAGACCTCGCGCCGGACTTGAGCGAATCGGATATGTACGACTCGGATGACGACAGCACCGAAGACGACCCCCAGTTCAACGAGAACATGCACGACGCTGACGTCGTCCACAGACAGGAGTTGACGCGCAGGCGGATGTGGATGCTGGTGTTCTGGATCGTCTACACCGTGATCATGGCCATCATCTCCCACGGCTTCCTGCCCTACATCATCGTCTACAGTCTGGTGCTCTTACTCATCATCTACGTGGACAGCATGCAGTACCAAGCGATCGAAAACATGCACTGAAAACAACAAACGCCAAATATAACTAACTTAAAAACCCTTTAGCATTTCCTATATATTTGTATTCTGTTGTGGAAAATGTTTTCCACGCGTGAATTCAGGCGGGGGCCCAGTGAGCTGCCCCGTCATatttggtcaaacaatatatattacagaatacacaatataattacagaatatatattttaaaaacccgGGTTTTGGCCCCCTCTGTtaaaatataggcctactagATCGGCGTCTGTTTTCCCACATTTGTCGGGGTTTTATCaagtatgttttatattattattattattattattattattattattgaaagatGCAGAATGGGCTGAGAATTGTAAATCAcgtctattatttatttttacttattttactattttgaaggatatattatttgttacagAAATGTTTAAAACCCTTTAGCAATACGTAGActcttttgtaaaaaaaaaaaaaaaaaaaaatgaaaaagaaagataaagatgtgtaatatattatgtgataaaaaaaagaagaaaaaa includes the following:
- the LOC121367554 gene encoding uncharacterized protein LOC121367554 isoform X2 — its product is MPEAKYLDVEMNYLNCHWRELLKCPVCLAYFRDPVSLFCGHSFCKRCLTKMAHNTRMQRPDIPLSRLQMWCPTCRHAVPVCLYVGPGLNVCYVLRDLVLLLMLFRPASVSCRSISTQTKLPCTTIVPRGTWSIATASHSDISVEERLYHMKTDSMVPLRTAEYYDSTCSDKNENRRDLAPDLSESDMYDSDDDSTEDDPQFNENMHDADVVHRQELTRRRMWMLVFWIVYTVIMAIISHGFLPYIIVYSLVLLLIIYVDSMQYQAIENMH
- the LOC121367554 gene encoding uncharacterized protein LOC121367554 isoform X1, yielding MPEAKYLDVEMNYLNCHWRELLKCPVCLAYFRDPVSLFCGHSFCKRCLTKMAHNTRMQRPDIPLSRLQMWCPTCRHAVPVCLYVGPGLNVCYVLRDLVLLLMVEKQRLFRPASVSCRSISTQTKLPCTTIVPRGTWSIATASHSDISVEERLYHMKTDSMVPLRTAEYYDSTCSDKNENRRDLAPDLSESDMYDSDDDSTEDDPQFNENMHDADVVHRQELTRRRMWMLVFWIVYTVIMAIISHGFLPYIIVYSLVLLLIIYVDSMQYQAIENMH